TCCTCGCAGATGTTTCAGTAAACAATTTTATTTCTTAATGCTGTGTCGACGGAGACCCCGTCATTACCGCCGCAGGCCAGTTTCAGTAAACAATTTTATTTCTTAATGCTGTGTCGCGTATGTAGAGCATTTCGCACCCATGCAAATGTTTCAGTAAACAATTTTATTTCTTAATGCTGTGTCGGTGTGAGTAAAACACTAAGAATTCCAAAAATGTTTCAGTAAACAATTTTATTTCTTAATGCTGTGTCGTAAAGGACAGGACGTACCGGTAAGGGGTTCCGTTTCAGTAAACAATTTTATTTCTTAATGCTGTGTCCCCTCTAGTACTGGCAAAACCTTGTTGCATGGTGTTTCAGTAAACAATTTTATTTCTTAATGCTGTGTCACGACGAAGACAAAAGATCCTATTCTGGTAGTGTTTCAGTAAACAATTTTATTTCTTAATGCTGTGTCGGTTTAGAGACCGTACCTGTCTTCGAAGGCACGTTTCAGTAAACAATTTTATTTCTTAATGCTGTGTCACTTACTAAAAGATACCGATATAGCCTTACATGTTTCAGTAAACAATTTTATTTCTTAATGCTGTGTCAAAAAGAAAAACAAACTGCAAGCTCCCCCAAGGTTTCAGTAAACAATTTTATTTCTTAATGCTGTGTCGAAAGATTCACTGGCATTATTTCAGAACAACTGTTTCAGTAAACAATTTTATTTCTTAATGCTGTGTCTGGAAGGAACAGAGAAGGGAAAACAACTATTTGTTTCAGTAAACAATTTTATTTCTTAATGCTGTGTCATACTTATAGCTAGAGAAGCACATCTTATCTTGTTTCAGTAAACAATTTTATTTCTTAATGCTGTGTCTTTCAAAATTTAATCCTTTGGATGTGCTTAAAGTTTCAGTAAACAATTTTATTTCTTAATGCTGTGTCATGCAAAACCTTTCAGCCGCTTTCTTTTCCCAGTTTCAGTAAACAATTTTATTTCTTAATGCTGTGTCATTTATGGATACTGCATTATCCACACGTTGGTGTTTCAGTAAACAATTTTATTTCTTAATGCTGTGTCCGGTAAAAAGCAGTGCTATTTTATTGTTAAGAGTTTCAGTAAACAATTTTATTTCTTAATGCTGTGTCAGGGGTGCCGAGTTCAACAGGGAAAACGTTGTGTTTCAGTAAACAATTTTATTTCTTAATGCTGTGTCCGCAGTTTTTAATCAACTGCCGGATGATGAGGCAAATATATAACTTTTTTTCGGAGCTCAGATCCAAAGTATCTTTGGTGGATTCAAAATGGCGTCCAGATCCGCCGGTTCTCCTAAAAAATGCATCTGTCTCAGATCTATGGGTTTGACCGTCATAATATTTAGTTTATCGCCAGGTCCTAGCTTGTCTTTGATTACCTGATCGATTTCATCCCTGCAATACCGCCATTGGCTGTCACTGTGCATACCGCAAAATACAGAATACTGTAATCGGACAAATCCCAGCGCTTCCAACTTGTTGTGCAGCTTGGTCCGGACCGGATTGCTCTCGATGTCGTAGAAAATCATCCTTGTCCTCATTCTTCTCCCCGGATGGTCCTCACCAATTTCTGGCTCAGGTGGTGAATGTGGTCTATTTTCTTAATGCGCTTTGCATTGAGCAGACTCCTCTGATCCATTTCTTTGAAAAACTGCCCGATCAAAATCTTGCGGTGGGCAAGACTCAGACTTAGATCTCCTTCTCTGATCTCTTGAGGGATTCTTTTTTGAATATACAACTGCATCAACATCTTGTCCACCCAGGGTCTGAAGGGCTCTATCTGGTCAAAGACCAGACTGGGCTTGTCATACTGGATGGCGTGAAGCAATCCCATGTAGGGATCCAAACCATACATCAGCAGGCTGGATTCGACCATACCATACAAAATCCCATACATGTAATTGAGACTCTGGTTGAACTGGTCTTTGGCACGTCTTTTTTCCCTACCTTCAAATTTGATATACTTGTTCATTCCAATCGATACACCGCTCCAATACCATTTTGAAGCTGCTCCTTCACATCCTCTGATGCTCTCCTGGTTTTTTGCTTCTGCTAACATTCTCCGAAGATGTTCCATTTTGATCATGATCCTTTGAAGCTCCCAGGCTGCCGAAGACACCCTGTCTGCCAACCAACGCAGATTTTGGATTTGATGCCGGCATTTGTGGTCCAGGAGCCCTGTGACCCACTTCAAACAATCAGGTCCATCGCAAAAATAAACTTGTTGCTTCCTCAATTGCGCAATGTTGGCGTACTTGGGACTCCAGACCCAGGCTTCTACCCTACCGGTATTGGAATACATCAGAACCGGCACCTGGTGATTGGCCGCCGCACAAAGCACCGCTGTGGTTACGGTAGCTGGTTTCAAAATATTGATGCTGCTGATTTTAAGGAAACTGGATTTCCTTTCGATTTCTCCGTACACGATTCTCAGCATCTCTTCTTCGATGTCCAGTTTTACGCCGTATTCTTCAATAAAAACATGCATACTTTCGTTTATTTAGAATCCATAAGGCAGGTCAAGCCAATGCACGCTTTCAAAATCTTCCAGCGCTTCTTTGGCCTGATCCATTTGGTCCCTGAGATAGTCGATCCGCTCATTGTCGGGCTCCACCAATTGGGCAAAACTGAGCTTGCCTCTTAATTCTTGCTCGAACAATTTGAGTTTTTTCATCGATGCTCCTGTGCGGTATCGGGCTTCAACTTCATAATATGTAATGTATCGCCCAATTTCAGTTTCCAGCTGCCGCAAATAGTTTTCTTCCAGACAGACTTCTCCCATTTTCAAAAAAAGTCCGGTGATTTCCTTTGGGTTGTTTTCTTTGGCCCACCGTATTTTTTTGGGATTGACTTCAAAACCACAGGTCTGTACGCAATGTAGAAAATGTTCGTAATCGATTCTGCTGATTGCTTGCTTACTGGAAAAACTCAAATCATCCGCATATCTGGTATAGCTGATCCCGGATTGGCTGCAATAAGCCATGAGTTGTTCGTCCAATGGTATGGCGGCGTAATTGGAAAGCACCGGCGAGGTGGGCGCACCCATCGGCAGTCTGGCTTTGTAGCACACAAGTCTGGCCAACAAGTCAATGAGTGCATCCTCGAATTGTGGAAAATGTCGTGAGAAAATCGCCACCACCTTGTCTTCCCGGATTTGATGAAAAAAATCCTTGAGATCGATGTTGAGCAAATGTTTGCATCCGAGATGCTTTTTGGCATTGGTCACAATGTTGCGATCCTCATCTTCCGATGCGGAGATGACAAAACCGTAAGCAGAGGCGGGACGAACCGAATAATAACAGGCTTGCAGATGTTCGTTGAGTTTTTGCAAGACAGATTTGAGTTTGGGTTCCGGATCCTCGATCTGTCTCCAGCCTCCTCCCGGTTTTGGAATCTGGTATTCCTTGTACCGGGGTTTGAAGGAGAGGAGTTGTAATTTGGCCTCCTCCCTACCGAGCCAATGGGCAAACTCAAAGACCGTCCGCAGTTTTTCAAACCTCTTTGCTTTGGATCGGATGGTACTGCGATTGGCCATGGTTTTATTCCAACATGTCAAACAACTTTATTTGCCTTTGGTGGCTTATCCTCCACCGGACGAAGGATCCCATAGCCAAGGGCTTTGAGATTGCCGATGGATATGCCGGCCGGCAAATCAGCATTGATACCAAGATGCAAATCCACCGATACGTAGGTCAGAGGATCTGGAGAATCTTTTGGATGGTATTTGGCCGTCTTAAATCCTTTTAAATCGATGGTTTTTGCGGTGATTTTAAAATGATCCTTTTGTTCGGGAAAAAACTCTTCCATAAAAAGGACCAGATTGTGTGTGGCCATACGCTCGATCAATTCCAGCTTGTCCACAAAAAATAATTTGGATTTGAACTCCTTGTACCGGTCTTCGTTAAATGGCAGGAAATGGGTCAGACTGTATTTCTTCAGGCTGATCTGGTTCCATATTTTGGGAGGGTCCATTTTTTGTTCGATCAAATCCAAAAGATGCAAATTCACACGACCTCTGCCCCAAGGGATCTCAAATGCAGGTTTTTTCTTCAAAAATTTTACAATTTCATCTGCTCCTTTTCCAATGCCCCATAAGCAGGCGCAGGTATGTCCCATGTGATATTCAGTCCGAAACTGAATCTGGGGATAGCGACGCAGGTTTTTTCCCTGTATTTTGCTGTTGCGCACATTGACGGATTGCTCAAAATCATGGTCTTCTTGTTCTACGATGTGATTGTGCCATACATCGTTTTTGGGATTCTGCAAATGCAAAATCTCCTTTTTGAAGAAAGGAATCTCATGGGGCCGGAGGACGAGATTAAAAATGGCTTGAATGGTTTTGATTTGCTGACTCATGATATAGTATGGGATAAAAGGGGCTCAAAAATGTATTTTTCCAACTGCTCTACCAATTCAGTGGCGTAGAGGGAGTTCATCCCGGAGACCTTCATGACGTGCAGGGATTTGTTGGGATCTGCTTCCTGACAAACCAAGAAGCTTTGTGCAGGATCAAGGCCTAAAAATTCACGCTGGCTGGCAAATTTCTGGTAGTAAGAAGCAATATTTCCGGATTTGCACTCAAACCAGAAAAACTTTTGGTTGACCATCAGCAGCAAATCAATTTCTGTATTTTTACCATCCGGTCTCATCACCCCGGTTTGGCTCAAAAAGTCAAAGTTTTGGATGTGCTGCAAATGTTTGCGCAACAATTCTGCGACCTTGCTTCTAAGCAAAACTTCAAGCCAATAACCCATGATAAATTGGGTGGCCTTGTGGATCTCGGCAATCTCAACGACAACCTCATCCCTGTTGAAATGATATCGATCGATGAGCTCCAATTGGCTTAACTTCTTGCACCACTCCCCAATGTATCTCAACGAACTCTTCTGCATCTTAAACCTAAAATCTTTGCGTCTGTTTTGTGCCAATTTTAAGGTTTCGTAAAATGGCTTTAGTTCGGAATAATGCAAGGCCAAATAATCGCTCACCTGATGCAGATAAGCATCTACTTTAAGAGAATCGGATCCTCCTGCAATCGTAAATTTTTTAGAATTCATCCATTGGGTAATGGCTCCCTTCTTAAATTTCATTCGGGCCATCTCCCTAAATCCAACCAATTCGTCTGAGGGCGGAGGCGTTTTGGCCATGCGCTTCATCACCAAAGCCAACTCCTTGATGTACTGATCTCTTTCTTCGAGGTTTTGTGAGGAGATCAGTGTGATAAAATCGATCAATGCATTGGCCAATTCACGGAAAGCTTCAGGTACTTTCTGTTCTTTTTGATCTCGTTGCTTTTTTTCTGTCATTGCCTGCGCATAATTGCACAAAGTTTACAATCCGTTGAGGGTGGCTGCATAGTGTTCATCCTGGAGTAATGCTCTGCAAGTTTTGAAATATTCCATCCAAAATTTTTTGACTTTAAAAAATCGATCAGTATTGGCGCTGTTGGCTCCGGCAACATAAACATTTACATTGTCTAAGCTGGGAATGCCTTGTGGTTTTTTGGATTCTATATCTATGATTTTTTGAATTCGATCATCGGTAAAATCTTCTTGGGTAAATTTATAGGCTTTGGAGTACTCCTCCATGTCGCTCAACAAGATTAATGTCTTTGTGGAATTTTTCTGAATTTTAAAAACGCTCGCAGCCACCTGCAGTGCGCTGAGGATTTCTGTGGCGGGACTGACCCTTTGGCTCAACAAAATGGTGTCCTGGACCATTCTCGTGATTCTGCTTTTTGATTCCTCAAGGGATTTTTTAAATTTCTTTCTGGCCTTCTTTATTCGATCTTTGTTGGTGGTGCCGGATTCAAAATTCGGAAGTTGCGTATTGACCAAAAAATTCAATTCATTGGCGGATGTTTCGGTGATAAAGGCTACCGCCAATTCATCGCCTTCTCCCATTTTCTGCATGATGGTCACAAAATTTTCTGCATATTGTTTCCTCATGGCTGGATTGTTGCGCACTCCGGACATGTCTATGAGTACACACCAGCCTTTGGGTTCTCTGATAACCGCCTTGTCTGAGTGGCAGGATGCAAAGAATAAAATGCACATTAAAAAAACAAGAATCAATAAATGGTTGGATTTTTTCATTATTTGGCTATCAACTTATATTTTAATGTGTTCAATTTTGGTTAAAACCAGTTTTGGAAAATGGATTGAGGCCCATGATATTTGGATCACAAGACCAGTCCAAAGACGCCGCCATCAACAATTCCGGTACTTTCAATTCTGGTATAGGCTCTTTAAAACAAGGAGGCGTAATGCCATTTTTTCTTACCCCAATATTGGCATCGTGGTAGATGGAGATATACAGTCTGGCTTTTTTAATCAGATCAAAGGCCATCGCCTGGTGGATGTCAAATTCTTCTTTGCGCAGGTGTTTGGCTTTTTCATAAGCAATGCGTGCTTTTTGATACATTCTCGATGCCTGTTGATGATCGCGGGATTCGTGATCAAAGCGCTTGCGGGCTCTGTTCATTCGGATACGCAAGGTGCGGTAGGTTTCCGGATCTGCATGAGAGGCCATATAAGAGACCACCGCTCCAACTAAAAAGATGAGAAGGTTGATGACGATAAATACCATGCTGGCGGCCCATGGAGAAATAGGGGGTGCTTCTTCATCCTCGGTCCAGGCTCCTTCAAACAAGGCTGCTCTAAGCAAACTGATACCCATCAATACAAGGACAGGTACCAACAACATCACCAGGGCCATCCATTTCTCCAGGATGTTTTTATCGGCTTTCTTCAACAACATACCGAGATACATCGCAGACATGGGAAGGGTGGCACTAATCACCAAAGCCATAATATGGGTCTCAAGGTCTTCTGCACCGACCATATTAAAAATTATATAGTTGAAAAAATATTCTCCAACCATCAAAAAGGCGATCCACATCCATTCTGTACGATGGCTGATGGGTGGCTGTCTTTGGGCTTCAAACTCGTCTTCGGCCTGATCAAATTCCTTTTTGGCGAACTCGAGATCTTTGGTCTCTGAAGTCAATGCTTCAGTTGCCATTTGCAATTCCACCAAACTTTTGCAATACTGGTTTTTAAGGACCTTGTCTTCTTCACTCCAGGATATTGCAATATCGGCCAGATCGTCTTCTGCAGCGCGATACAGCTCCAGATCAAAAGACGCCTGCTCTTGTTGATCATCCAATGGCTGCACCGGCATTTCCTTCTTAAAAGGCCAAAAGGCATATTGCCAGCCACGGCCATCTCGCCGTCCTATGCATTCTACCTTGCGTGCTGAGTATCGGAATTTTTGTTTTGGCATGGTTTTTTTGTCTTATAAGATGTAGCTGATAATAATTTTAAAAAGTAATTTATTTTTATTGGCACTTTAAATATAATATTGGGTCTCAATGCGAATGCAATTTTACGCTAATTCTATTTTAGTTGTTCTTCATTCATTATTTTATTATTTGCTTGGTCTAATGTTAATGCCTTGGAAGGATGTGGTTTGTCATAACCGGTTTTATTTGCTGGGCTATCATCCCGATTATCAATCCAAAACTTATATTCATCTAAAATCCGAGTATCCATCAGTTTTTCCTGATTAGGGTCTGGAAAATTTTTCAGGTACAAAGTAACTTCGTATAATATATAGCTTTCAGAATTATATATTTTTACCAACGGGTTCAATTGTGTAATGTATGGAAAAAATTCTAAAAAACGAGCTCCAGACATTTGACTTCCTATTTGTTGTGCCCAAGCCCTAATATCACCTGCTGCAGAAAGATATGCTTCATGACAAGTAAGTATGTATTTGTCACCTAATTTAAAATGAACAGTTAATCTTTTCGGCAGATTTTCTCTCCAATTTTGTCTTAGCCTTGAAATCCACAAAAAGAAAGCAAGAAGAAAAGTTGTTAACCCAACGATTGGATCTATCCATTTTCCCCACCAACTATCCATTACGTTTATATAAAATGGTGTATTGCCATTTGTACATGAAGTCCAAATTATAAGAATTGCAACAACTAAAAAACCGATCAATATATCCGTTTTTTGGTTTTTCCAACTATACTTGAGTATTTGTCTAATTTCTTTCATTATTTGGATTTAAGTTTGGATAGGTTCTAAAACGGCAAAATTTAAATACTGAAATTTTGCTTCCATCAGGCTTGTCCTCGACAATTCTTTTGGTTGTTGATGAAATACAATTGAAACCCTGCCTTTGAGCCAAAGCAACGAACGCCATTGTAAAAGTCATTTCCCCGGCAATATGGATTGCATCTAACCATCTTGGAGATCCAAGATGTAATTTTATATTTTCGAATAATTCAAAAGCCATTGCTTCCACTTCAAAAGTTTCTGCTTCTGGTGGAACATGTGGAAATGGGATATCTTCAATAAGCTGATAACTTTTCTCTGCGGCATCTAATTGTTCTGATGACCATTTTGAAGAAGGGTGATTGGAAAGGTTGATTAACATTGCTTCAAATGCTTTTAAATTCCATTTAAATTAATATTCTCATGATTTCAAAAGTGGGCCCCAATATTCATAAGTCCCAGCTCTGTTCCTATGGTACAGCAACACCGGTATCCAATTATCAAAAACTGCACCAGCCAAAGTTCCTGCCATAACCGGTCCAGCTATAAATAATCTCAGCTCTGTTGCTTCTGATAACGGTCCACGCCTACATTCTCTTAGTTTAGTTAAATAATTTTTTATATCTTCTTTAGAACGCAAACCATCCATTTTTATCTCTTCTATTTTTGAAACAGCAAGTCCTGCACCTTTAAAATATCGCTGAACATCTCCTTTGGCACTTTCCTGAATCTCTAATAATGATATAACCAATGCAAAGGGAACTTCTGATCTTATATTTTTGTATTCATCATAATACTTGTCCCAATCATTCGGTGGTGGTGTGGTTGCTGCCAATTGGGCAATTTTAATGTTTTGACGCTGCAGTTTGAACCAAATGGCAATAGAAATAATCACAGTAATAATGCCAATTATTATACTTGCCTTATCTAATATGTCCCAAACAATCTCTGCGTTCATATATTGAAATTATGGTTTCTTATAAATATCCTTTTGAACGACTTCATTGGGATTAGGTAGGATGGGACGGTTTTTGTATTCGTTTTTCGGCTTCTTCTCATCATCTTCAACTCTGAAATAGGGAGAGTCTTTTGATGGTTTAAATTGAATCTCCATATATCGTGAGATATTAAGCCATTGAAAATTATCCAATTTTTCAATTCCTGTAAAATGACCATTATGATCATATGAAAAACTTAATATTTTTTGGAAATGGGAAAGCCTTTCAATATTCCACAAATTCATTACACCCTCACTTTCTTTGAAAGACATTTGAAGAACACTACAAACCAATTTTGCAAATTTGTTCTTGAAATAATCAGATGAAAGTTTGTTCGTATCTAGCCCTATATGCCAGGCACTTCCATCAAAGAGTTTTCCATATCTTTTTTGTCTGTCAATAATGATGAAATTGCTAATTTCAATTTCTACTGACCCAAGCCCTAATGGCTTACCCATACCCATTTTGTGACAACAGTCCTTTGGCAGTTCAATTGCACAAAGGAGAGCACCCAATTCTTCAGCGGTTAAATTCTCAAATCTCAAGCGAGAACAAAATGACGCTCCTGCTTTAAGCGGTTTGATTTCTTTCGAATGACTATTAGTTTGTGGCCCATTCTCAATCCAGGAATGCTTATCAAGCTTATTTGATGATGTTTTTCGGTGCCAATATCCCTTGTAACCTCTGATGACTGTTTCGCCTCTATCTTTCCAAGTCCTTTGGTTCGTCTCTGATACATTCAGGTCTTTTTGTTCTAAATAGAGTTGGTAAGATGTTGGTTTTGGAGACGATAAAATTTTTGGCAGTTGAGGAATTGACACTTCAAATTGTTCAGGCTCGTTAATTTGTTGAAGAAGCCCATCCTCAAAAAATACGCGTGTAGAATAATCTGTACTGCCAAAAATTGCCTTTGTAAAATCCTCTGTTGTCCCAGAGGAATTTTGAACAATGAAATCTCCTATTTTGTGTTCGTATGGAATTCTGTGAAACTTGGAATTTCCAAATGAAATCACATCGCCATCGGGTGCTCTAAAAAAGACAGGAATTCCTTGAATTGGCACTTGATTCTTTTCAGGGCCAATATGAATATTATCTTTAGTTCCATCTACTATAAATCCTTTTTCAAGAGATTTAAGTATGTGTATTGACTTTTCATCGCGGTTTACATCTCCATTATAACCGTCAATAACATCCCTCGGAACTTCAAAACCATCGCCACTTTTGAAATTTGTTTGAAATTTCCAAACTCTGCATATACCTTGAAATTTTCCAACTGAATACACAACTGAATCATTGTTAAACTTATAGTTGTAGGGAGTCTTTGATAAATTATTCTCTATGTGTTGGACTTGAGTTGGTTTCGTTGTGATTTCGAAAATCTTAAAATTTTTTCCAACTCTTCTGATAAACCCCCATTTAATGTCATTCGGGTTATCATTTATTATGTTGAATCGCTTGTAAAAATGCTTGTTGTCATAAAACTCTATCTTACTAAATGACAATATTTCAACCATATTCCGTATTAATCCTCGAAATGTACTGCCGGGAATTATTGGTTTCCCGTTTATCACCCTAAAAAAATCGGTCTGCTCCTTCTCTTGTCTGATAAAAAAAGGCGTTACTGTTTTAATTTGCACATCAACATATCCCGAATACCGCTTATTATCTTCTCTGTTTAGTTTTGCATCTTCAGAATAGAATCTATCATGGTTGGGCTGTGGCTGTCCAGATATGACAGTTTCATTCAACGGAACAAAATTGTATGGAGCCCGCGCAGGTTCTCTGTTATTTTGATTCATTTGACCTTGATTTTGAATTTTTGTTGGCAAAGCTTGTTCGATAAAAGGAATGCCATCTTTCATTTTACTCTCATCATAATTCACCTCTAATTTTTCAGATGCCTTAATATCAGCCTTGAAGTAACCTCTGGGCAATTTAATTTCTTTCCCATCCTCCAATATAAGGTACTTAAGTTTATCATTTGGATTAAAATATATCTTGCCCTTTTTCATAAGTTATAAATTTTTATATTCAACAAATCTACTGTCCACAAATCCTGCTTGGCCGATTTCATTGTATTCAATGTAATTACGAGTTGTTATATACCATTTTTCTCCTTCTTTTGAGATAGGTAATTGACGAACGATCACACCACGGAGCAACATATTTGTGTCTACATATAATTTTTCTCCTTTAGAACCATCAATATCTGTTCTCAAACGCCCCATCAACCCACTAACATTCCGCCAAAAATGATATTCTTTACTTTCGTTGAATGCGCGTATACGTTCAATGTGTTTAGCATTGGTTTCCGGTGTCTTTTGCCAAGAGATTTTCCCGTTAGTAATACTTCCTACAAATACGCCATGATATTGCCATAGCAGGAGATGACCGTTTTTCAAATCAGATGCGAGTGTATCCAAGCCGCTCCACGTTATTGGCTCGTGGGAAGTATTTATTTCCTTGGCTTGATATGCTGTTGTTTTATCGCTCATACAATTACGGGTTTAAATGTTAATGCTTCGTTGAAATCCTTTATTAATTCATCTTTATGTCCAGTGATAGAAATTCCATTGTCCTTTATATCAATGGTTGCGGTTTTCCCATCCCATTCCACACTGGCTTTTTGTCCTTGCAAAATTCCTCTTCCAACGTTTTTTTCTCCACCTACAGCAAGATCTTCGGTCCATAGATCTTTCAGTAAGTGCAGCAGCAAAGCCGCTTCCCAATTTTTGTAATTACGTATGGTAAAAATCAATTCAAATGGGACATCGCCATTTCTCCAAACCGGCTCGGAATTGAAAAGTGCGCCACTCATTACTCCACCAGTGAAACGGTCTATGCGGATACGGTTTTGCATCATCGCAGTAACCCCTTTAAGCTCGCTTTCATCAATGCAAAGACGGCTTTTTTGGGCTTTGTATCTTTTGCCTTTGTCGTCCACCCAGCCCATGAAGTCATTGAGAGAGTCAATAGGGAACCCTAATGTATTGAAGATTTTTATAGCCCTGTGCCGCAAAGCACCTTTTATAGATTTGGCGGTGATTATATGCTTGCCATTGCTCATCAAATGTGACTTATCAGGTTTAGAAGCATCTTCATTATACGAGCCTATGATGAGGGCGCTTTTAAGTTTGAATTGGGCTTTCAGCTGGAAGGTGTTTGTGTCCTCGATTTTGAATTTCTCGATAATTGCTGCTTCATCCCACTTTCTTGTTCTGATAAAATCAAACCACTTTTTAGCTTCTTTTTCGTTACCGTTTTCACCAAAGTTAAATGTGGCAGTTTTCCAGTCTTTAACCTCCAGCTTCCCAAAGCCAAAGCCAGTGAGTGCCCCTATCCGGAAATCTTCATGTTTAATGGCGTCTTCCAAAGTGGCGGTCATTTTTTTGAAATACTCTGCATTCATACCGTTGCGGATGGTTACTTCTCCATAGAGAGTAAATGTTGCACCCGGCTCTACCATCTGATAATCGTATTTACCCTTTGGCTCAGTAGTACCGGTGGCATAGTCAATCCTCACCCCGTCACGGATGTTGAGTTTTGGATTGTTAACGCAGATTAAATTTTCTAAATTTAAATGGCTATGAAAAGTGATTTTATCACCATTCTTAATTTCACTACCCCAGTATTGATTGAAAGAATTTTGATCGGCAGTACCCAATTTAAAAGTTTCACAAAAACTTCGCAAGACGCCTCCAAGGGATGAAGCAGGGATGTAGGGTTTGCCATGTAACAACATTACTTCAGCATCAGACACTTCTCCTTCTCCTTTACCAATAAGCATGGGAGATTTGTTTGATAGCACTGCGCTGAAAACGATTTTTCCTATAATCCGGTCATTGTGCCTATTGTATTTTTCACTGCTCATTATCTGTTCATTTTTCTGAAGGTTTGGAAAAAGGTGATCCAATAAAGTTTGCTCTCTTCAAAACTCAATTCGGTGTTCTCTACCTTTATTTTGAACATACAGATGTCATCGAGTAATTCGGCTGAGTTGAGAGATATCTCAGCCGGCTTTCCTTTGATGTCATTAAACCATTTCGTAATGGCTTCTATGTTTTCGGCATTCTTAACCATCATCTCCATTCTACCGATGAGGTGGTTTTTGATCTGATGATGTTCATGGTGTGCAGTAGCATCTTTAATAGCTTTGGTTTTTACTTTAATAAGCTGGTTTTCTGCATCGTAAGCAGCTTTTATTTCTGCCAATATTTCACTTTTTGTTACATCGCTTGTATTTGTAGATGATGGTTTGTAATCGGTGATTTCAAATTGTTTACTTTCTTGCGCGCTGAAGTTCTCCCATTTCACTTTTCCAAATCCCTGTAGATTCCATTCGCCAATTTGGATAGGTGCGTTTATTTGATTTGTTAGACCTGATATTTCCACCACAAAGACACTCCCTTCTTTATAAGCCGAATATTTACCCGACTTAGATTGCCAAAC
This window of the Saprospiraceae bacterium genome carries:
- a CDS encoding CRISPR-associated protein, whose product is MLINLSNHPSSKWSSEQLDAAEKSYQLIEDIPFPHVPPEAETFEVEAMAFELFENIKLHLGSPRWLDAIHIAGEMTFTMAFVALAQRQGFNCISSTTKRIVEDKPDGSKISVFKFCRFRTYPNLNPNNERN
- a CDS encoding RNA-directed DNA polymerase, whose translation is MANRSTIRSKAKRFEKLRTVFEFAHWLGREEAKLQLLSFKPRYKEYQIPKPGGGWRQIEDPEPKLKSVLQKLNEHLQACYYSVRPASAYGFVISASEDEDRNIVTNAKKHLGCKHLLNIDLKDFFHQIREDKVVAIFSRHFPQFEDALIDLLARLVCYKARLPMGAPTSPVLSNYAAIPLDEQLMAYCSQSGISYTRYADDLSFSSKQAISRIDYEHFLHCVQTCGFEVNPKKIRWAKENNPKEITGLFLKMGEVCLEENYLRQLETEIGRYITYYEVEARYRTGASMKKLKLFEQELRGKLSFAQLVEPDNERIDYLRDQMDQAKEALEDFESVHWLDLPYGF
- the cas1 gene encoding CRISPR-associated endonuclease Cas1 — protein: MHVFIEEYGVKLDIEEEMLRIVYGEIERKSSFLKISSINILKPATVTTAVLCAAANHQVPVLMYSNTGRVEAWVWSPKYANIAQLRKQQVYFCDGPDCLKWVTGLLDHKCRHQIQNLRWLADRVSSAAWELQRIMIKMEHLRRMLAEAKNQESIRGCEGAASKWYWSGVSIGMNKYIKFEGREKRRAKDQFNQSLNYMYGILYGMVESSLLMYGLDPYMGLLHAIQYDKPSLVFDQIEPFRPWVDKMLMQLYIQKRIPQEIREGDLSLSLAHRKILIGQFFKEMDQRSLLNAKRIKKIDHIHHLSQKLVRTIRGEE
- a CDS encoding TIGR03986 family CRISPR-associated RAMP protein, which translates into the protein MKKGKIYFNPNDKLKYLILEDGKEIKLPRGYFKADIKASEKLEVNYDESKMKDGIPFIEQALPTKIQNQGQMNQNNREPARAPYNFVPLNETVISGQPQPNHDRFYSEDAKLNREDNKRYSGYVDVQIKTVTPFFIRQEKEQTDFFRVINGKPIIPGSTFRGLIRNMVEILSFSKIEFYDNKHFYKRFNIINDNPNDIKWGFIRRVGKNFKIFEITTKPTQVQHIENNLSKTPYNYKFNNDSVVYSVGKFQGICRVWKFQTNFKSGDGFEVPRDVIDGYNGDVNRDEKSIHILKSLEKGFIVDGTKDNIHIGPEKNQVPIQGIPVFFRAPDGDVISFGNSKFHRIPYEHKIGDFIVQNSSGTTEDFTKAIFGSTDYSTRVFFEDGLLQQINEPEQFEVSIPQLPKILSSPKPTSYQLYLEQKDLNVSETNQRTWKDRGETVIRGYKGYWHRKTSSNKLDKHSWIENGPQTNSHSKEIKPLKAGASFCSRLRFENLTAEELGALLCAIELPKDCCHKMGMGKPLGLGSVEIEISNFIIIDRQKRYGKLFDGSAWHIGLDTNKLSSDYFKNKFAKLVCSVLQMSFKESEGVMNLWNIERLSHFQKILSFSYDHNGHFTGIEKLDNFQWLNISRYMEIQFKPSKDSPYFRVEDDEKKPKNEYKNRPILPNPNEVVQKDIYKKP
- the cas2 gene encoding CRISPR-associated endonuclease Cas2, which gives rise to MIFYDIESNPVRTKLHNKLEALGFVRLQYSVFCGMHSDSQWRYCRDEIDQVIKDKLGPGDKLNIMTVKPIDLRQMHFLGEPADLDAILNPPKILWI